A window of the Candidatus Saccharibacteria bacterium oral taxon 488 genome harbors these coding sequences:
- a CDS encoding glutamate--tRNA ligase produces MTTRTRFAPSPTGFLHVGGIRTALFAFLVARQAGGQFILRLEDTDKVREVAGSREHLIASLKALHLDYDEGPDIGGPHGPYVQSQRLEHYRQWAQTLIDAGRAYADPYTPEQIQVFRDAAQAEKRAFRYRDHRPDNPPEWDGTMPLRFKAEPKSYIYHDEVMGDVTTSPEVVDDFILIKSDGYPTYNFAHIIDDAEMNITHVIRGQEFISSMPNYLALYEALGLPRPIFAHLPHIMNEQGNKKLGKRDGAKDVLDYIRDGYLPEALDSFIATMGWNDGTEQETFTMDELITKFSLDRVQRSGARFDEKRLLWTNGQFIRSLTLDDLAGRVNDFWPDSAAGADEGYRRRVLALAQDRLKTLRDLGGFGYFFAEPEINLELIDGNKQLKKLSESERRRLLETAHHELANLTDWTPGLVQTRLNELLEITGQKPGILFSLIRIAITWAPFSPQLNDTLALIGRERTLARLGQGIDAFSVGVSVP; encoded by the coding sequence ATGACTACACGCACTCGTTTCGCACCCTCGCCAACAGGGTTTTTGCACGTTGGCGGCATTCGCACGGCATTATTTGCTTTTCTCGTCGCCCGGCAGGCCGGCGGCCAATTTATCCTGCGCCTCGAAGACACTGACAAGGTCCGCGAAGTTGCCGGCAGCCGCGAGCATCTCATCGCCAGCCTCAAGGCGCTGCACCTCGACTACGACGAAGGTCCGGACATCGGCGGGCCACACGGGCCGTACGTCCAAAGCCAGCGGCTCGAGCATTACCGCCAGTGGGCACAAACATTAATCGACGCCGGCCGCGCCTACGCTGATCCCTACACACCCGAGCAAATCCAGGTGTTTCGTGACGCCGCTCAGGCCGAGAAGCGCGCCTTTCGCTACCGCGACCATCGCCCCGATAATCCACCGGAGTGGGACGGCACCATGCCACTGCGCTTCAAGGCTGAGCCCAAAAGCTACATCTATCACGACGAGGTCATGGGCGACGTCACCACCAGTCCCGAGGTTGTTGACGACTTCATCCTCATCAAGTCCGACGGCTACCCGACCTACAATTTTGCCCACATCATCGACGACGCCGAGATGAACATCACTCACGTCATTCGCGGCCAGGAGTTCATCTCGAGCATGCCAAATTATCTGGCACTCTACGAAGCACTGGGCTTGCCGCGGCCTATATTCGCTCATCTGCCACACATCATGAACGAGCAGGGTAACAAGAAACTAGGCAAGCGCGACGGCGCCAAAGACGTGCTCGATTATATCCGTGATGGCTATCTGCCAGAGGCGCTGGATAGCTTTATCGCCACCATGGGCTGGAACGACGGCACCGAGCAAGAGACCTTTACTATGGATGAGCTAATTACCAAGTTCAGCCTCGACCGCGTGCAGCGCTCAGGCGCTCGCTTTGACGAAAAGCGGCTGCTGTGGACGAATGGGCAGTTTATCCGCTCGCTGACGCTGGATGACCTAGCTGGGCGAGTCAATGATTTTTGGCCGGACAGTGCCGCTGGGGCAGACGAGGGGTATCGCCGGCGCGTCCTAGCCCTGGCGCAAGACCGCCTAAAAACCCTGCGTGACCTCGGTGGATTTGGCTACTTTTTTGCGGAGCCCGAGATCAACCTGGAACTTATTGACGGCAACAAGCAGCTCAAGAAGTTATCTGAGAGCGAACGGCGCAGGCTGCTAGAGACTGCCCACCACGAGCTCGCTAACCTCACTGACTGGACGCCAGGGTTAGTCCAGACTCGGCTAAACGAACTACTGGAAATCACCGGCCAAAAGCCCGGTATTCTCTTTAGTCTCATCCGCATCGCCATCACCTGGGCACCGTTTAGCCCGCAGCTGAATGACACGCTGGCGCTGATTGGCCGCGAGCGCACGTTGGCGCGGCTTGGGCAGGGAATTGACGCGTTCTCGGTGGGCGTGAGTGTACCATAA
- a CDS encoding sortase yields the protein MNPHDDQFGRRVGAPISSQPRPLTPPPRDYSGSQAAAANVIRDQINAIYGGRGTESTPHTTPVVQPRPIEQPHPEPTERTTVTPPPRTPIPHALNTAPPAAQPTQPIAASSPAHPAHIPESPQPQPANKSTDKPTVAPPQSAAPAKTSTHQPQITADQWKQYHSSWQKYYQMYYERYYASHLDQKQQEFNRLVQSARDANTAAAPAMTDMLSSAQSPIKRLRAQIQQTVRDKAKKVTKSRHFIPALAGVLVLLAFVFLQYNRVLFGIAAAYTTPGNVDPQNIIVNPASNAAVGPDPRLIIPKLNVDVPVIYGVNAADHNAQMKAMEKGAAHFAIAGANAVPGQVGNAVFSAHSSNDAFAPGDYKFVFAQNEKLVKDDIIYMHYQGKRYTYAVTKKEVVLPNEVSRIQIQTDKPILTLISCVPLGTAEKRLLVFAEQISPDPSGATKSTEPVSTQSAAIPGKPSPTLLERLFGAKE from the coding sequence ATGAATCCACATGACGATCAGTTTGGCAGGCGAGTGGGGGCGCCAATCTCGAGTCAACCTCGTCCACTGACGCCACCACCACGTGATTATTCCGGCTCGCAAGCTGCCGCCGCCAATGTTATTCGTGATCAAATCAATGCTATTTACGGCGGTCGCGGCACCGAATCAACGCCACACACCACACCGGTGGTTCAACCGCGCCCTATAGAGCAGCCACATCCAGAACCGACCGAGCGCACCACTGTCACGCCGCCACCGCGCACGCCAATCCCACACGCCCTGAACACCGCGCCACCGGCAGCTCAACCGACCCAGCCGATTGCAGCGTCATCTCCCGCTCATCCCGCTCACATCCCCGAGTCACCTCAGCCCCAACCAGCGAACAAGTCAACGGACAAGCCCACCGTCGCGCCGCCGCAGTCAGCCGCCCCGGCCAAAACTTCCACTCATCAGCCGCAAATCACCGCCGATCAGTGGAAGCAGTATCACAGCTCGTGGCAAAAATACTACCAGATGTACTACGAGCGCTATTATGCCTCGCACCTCGACCAAAAGCAACAGGAATTTAACCGGCTGGTCCAGTCTGCTCGCGACGCTAACACCGCCGCCGCGCCGGCCATGACCGATATGTTGTCCTCCGCCCAAAGCCCCATCAAGCGCCTCCGTGCCCAGATCCAGCAGACCGTCCGCGACAAGGCCAAAAAAGTCACCAAGTCACGCCACTTCATCCCGGCACTCGCCGGCGTGTTGGTGCTACTGGCGTTCGTCTTTTTGCAGTACAACCGCGTTCTGTTTGGCATCGCCGCTGCCTACACCACCCCAGGCAATGTTGATCCACAAAACATCATCGTCAATCCAGCCAGCAACGCCGCTGTCGGCCCCGACCCACGGCTGATCATTCCTAAACTCAATGTTGATGTACCGGTCATTTATGGCGTCAACGCGGCCGACCATAACGCTCAAATGAAAGCAATGGAGAAGGGCGCTGCTCACTTCGCGATCGCTGGCGCTAACGCCGTGCCTGGCCAAGTTGGTAATGCCGTCTTCTCGGCACACTCTTCTAACGATGCCTTTGCGCCCGGCGACTATAAGTTTGTCTTTGCCCAAAACGAAAAGCTCGTCAAAGACGACATCATCTACATGCACTACCAGGGCAAGCGCTACACCTACGCCGTCACCAAGAAAGAAGTCGTCCTGCCAAATGAGGTCAGCCGCATCCAGATCCAGACCGACAAGCCGATACTCACCCTGATCAGCTGCGTACCGCTCGGCACCGCTGAAAAACGCCTCTTGGTCTTTGCCGAGCAAATCAGCCCCGACCCATCTGGCGCTACCAAATCAACCGAGCCAGTCAGCACTCAGTCGGCCGCCATCCCCGGCAAGCCATCGCCAACACTACTGGAGCGATTATTTGGCGCCAAGGAATAA
- a CDS encoding HAMP domain-containing histidine kinase, translated as MDRRVYARAGIRHVAMTAGGTSIRSFRRYHRRMLFACALAGQAAVALIGGVILSITGVTSWSHPTFWLITGTIFIVGSLFSTMLIIIAGRPLDDILTALIHKRGERTTTPLPNPNAEQHAKTGFKTVLELIYDEPAQPAPPPSPDALLTQALNHTSCGIVVLDPAKRIISANKAAPIATDADGQPYLALDFLNEQSLDAWLSDADARQLSAERTWRHVATTNGAFKKTRFFDIIASYQKDAPGETVIILIDRSAQYLPEEEDLNFISFAAHELRGPITIIRGYLDVLAEELAGRLKGDEPQLLARLTVSANRLSGYINNILNVAKFDRHHLSIHLAEDSLSDIYGSIADDMQLRASTQHRLLNISIPSDLPTIAADRSSISEVISNLIDNAIKYSFEGGTVSVSAEQKGDVIEVSVADNGVGMPPSVVKNLFHKFYRSHRSRETVSGTGIGLYICKAFIESHGGHITARSKENEGSVFSFTVPLYAAVKDKLLEDGQLNRNLIRQGGGWIKNHAMYRG; from the coding sequence ATGGATCGGCGTGTTTACGCCCGGGCGGGGATCCGTCACGTGGCGATGACAGCTGGCGGCACGTCAATTCGCAGCTTTCGACGATACCACCGGCGCATGTTGTTCGCTTGCGCACTGGCCGGGCAGGCAGCCGTAGCGCTCATCGGCGGTGTGATTCTCAGTATCACCGGCGTCACCTCGTGGAGTCACCCGACGTTCTGGCTAATCACTGGCACGATTTTCATCGTCGGCAGTCTTTTTTCGACCATGTTGATCATCATTGCCGGTCGGCCGCTTGATGATATCTTGACCGCCCTGATCCATAAACGCGGCGAGCGCACCACCACGCCGCTACCAAATCCAAACGCCGAGCAGCACGCCAAGACCGGCTTCAAGACCGTCCTTGAACTCATCTATGATGAGCCGGCTCAACCCGCACCGCCGCCAAGTCCCGACGCGCTGCTGACCCAAGCGCTCAATCACACCAGCTGCGGCATCGTTGTCCTCGATCCCGCTAAGCGCATCATCTCCGCCAACAAGGCTGCACCAATTGCCACTGACGCCGACGGCCAGCCGTATCTGGCGCTGGATTTTCTCAACGAGCAGTCGCTCGACGCCTGGCTCAGTGACGCCGACGCCCGCCAACTCTCCGCCGAGCGTACCTGGCGCCATGTCGCCACCACCAACGGTGCCTTCAAAAAAACTCGCTTCTTTGACATCATCGCCTCCTACCAAAAAGACGCACCCGGCGAAACCGTCATCATCCTCATCGACCGCTCGGCCCAGTACCTCCCCGAGGAAGAAGACCTCAATTTCATCTCCTTCGCCGCCCACGAACTCCGTGGCCCGATCACCATCATCCGCGGTTATCTCGATGTCCTCGCCGAGGAGCTGGCCGGCCGCCTGAAAGGCGACGAACCGCAGCTGCTGGCGCGACTGACGGTCTCTGCCAACCGCCTGTCTGGTTATATCAATAACATTCTCAACGTCGCCAAGTTCGACCGCCACCATCTCAGCATCCACCTCGCCGAGGACTCGCTGTCTGACATCTACGGCTCAATCGCCGACGACATGCAGCTACGCGCATCGACGCAGCACCGCTTGCTCAACATCAGTATCCCCTCTGATCTGCCGACCATCGCCGCCGACCGCTCCAGCATCAGCGAAGTCATCTCCAACCTCATCGATAACGCCATCAAATACAGCTTTGAGGGCGGCACCGTCTCGGTCAGCGCCGAACAAAAAGGCGATGTTATCGAAGTCTCTGTCGCTGACAATGGCGTCGGTATGCCGCCGAGCGTCGTCAAAAATCTATTTCACAAATTCTACCGCTCGCACCGCAGCCGCGAAACTGTCTCTGGCACCGGCATCGGCCTTTACATCTGCAAGGCCTTTATCGAGAGTCACGGCGGTCACATCACCGCGCGCTCCAAGGAAAACGAAGGCTCAGTCTTTTCATTCACCGTGCCGCTCTACGCCGCCGTCAAGGACAAGCTACTCGAGGACGGACAGCTCAATCGCAATCTGATCCGCCAAGGCGGTGGCTGGATAAAAAATCACGCTATGTATCGAGGATAA
- a CDS encoding PEGA domain-containing protein encodes MYRKQKRSLELARRTLIYTVMVLAVCTLAFILIFHTLGYQLDLKTQTVEQRALVQYDSRPQGARVSVDGMELGKTHIKGMLPEGQHQFSMRLDGYDEWRKVVEVKAGTLTWLSYARLVPSERVVSSVKEFSSLASVRFSPNWRFMLGVMQATDAPKIVWGDLRDSDKPKFNEVTLDTSVVAGYGGQATAHTFKIVEWDSGNRYAILKHTYVVEGQGEKVQWLKVDRENKTVVDIAKVIGLELKDVRFLGESGNELYVLQSSGELRRADLNAATISAPLISHVQSFSVYGTDYITYVGTNGTSKLQLAGIWRKDWTEPVVVRRQTEAEAATPLMIKFSRYDNKDVLVVGVGSAVTLHMGAALDGSSSSASKLLSRVKSITVGEQLAELDLSGTGRFVLMRTGAGFMSYDIERQSVSHDTALPTGTTLDWLDDYHVWSVEGGKLVMREFDGANQSTMLEASEGFDASLSHDGDWLYAFRRADNGTVTMSRLRMTIKR; translated from the coding sequence ATGTATCGGAAGCAAAAACGCAGTTTAGAGCTCGCCCGCAGGACACTGATTTACACAGTTATGGTGCTGGCGGTGTGTACGCTGGCGTTTATTTTGATTTTTCATACGCTTGGCTATCAGCTGGATCTCAAGACGCAGACGGTTGAGCAGCGGGCGCTGGTGCAGTATGATTCGCGGCCGCAAGGTGCACGGGTGTCCGTCGATGGCATGGAGCTCGGCAAGACACATATCAAGGGCATGCTTCCCGAGGGGCAGCATCAATTTTCCATGCGGCTGGATGGCTATGACGAGTGGCGCAAAGTCGTCGAGGTTAAAGCCGGGACACTGACCTGGCTATCGTACGCGCGGCTGGTGCCGAGTGAGCGGGTGGTGAGTTCGGTCAAGGAATTTTCGTCGCTCGCCTCAGTGCGATTTTCGCCAAATTGGCGGTTCATGTTGGGCGTGATGCAAGCGACCGATGCACCAAAGATCGTCTGGGGTGATTTGCGTGATTCAGATAAGCCAAAGTTTAACGAGGTAACGCTGGATACGTCGGTGGTGGCGGGTTACGGCGGCCAGGCGACGGCGCACACGTTTAAGATTGTTGAGTGGGATTCGGGCAATCGCTACGCCATTCTCAAACACACCTACGTGGTCGAAGGCCAAGGCGAGAAGGTCCAGTGGCTGAAAGTTGACCGCGAGAATAAGACAGTGGTTGATATCGCGAAAGTGATCGGGCTGGAGCTAAAAGACGTGCGCTTCCTCGGTGAGAGTGGCAATGAACTGTATGTACTACAATCAAGCGGTGAACTGCGGCGAGCGGACCTGAACGCAGCGACGATTTCTGCGCCGCTGATCAGTCATGTACAGTCATTCTCGGTGTATGGCACGGATTATATCACCTACGTCGGGACGAATGGTACGAGCAAGCTGCAGCTGGCGGGCATTTGGCGCAAGGATTGGACTGAGCCAGTGGTTGTCCGGCGCCAGACTGAGGCGGAGGCTGCAACGCCACTGATGATTAAGTTCTCGCGCTATGACAATAAAGACGTGCTGGTGGTCGGCGTTGGCTCGGCGGTGACGCTGCACATGGGCGCGGCGCTGGACGGGTCGAGCTCATCGGCGTCAAAGCTACTGAGCCGCGTCAAGTCGATCACCGTCGGCGAGCAACTAGCTGAACTTGACCTGAGCGGTACCGGGCGGTTTGTCTTGATGCGAACGGGGGCTGGCTTTATGAGTTATGATATTGAGCGGCAATCGGTGTCGCACGATACGGCACTGCCGACGGGGACGACGCTTGATTGGCTGGATGATTATCACGTGTGGAGCGTCGAGGGTGGCAAGCTGGTGATGCGCGAGTTCGACGGCGCTAATCAATCGACGATGCTGGAGGCCAGCGAAGGGTTCGATGCGTCACTGTCGCACGACGGCGACTGGCTGTATGCTTTCCGCCGAGCCGATAACGGCACGGTAACGATGTCACGGCTGCGCATGACGATCAAGCGCTAA
- a CDS encoding DUF4367 domain-containing protein, protein MNKQIIHKTVHKTAGQKSTTLSRRHVAAPSHAKRRLASRPDITRDTSVPISVHVNKFAPSTPSVPPQPTKRDRPAEPHPAVVRAQACAAQQPHQTTRTVTRRSPATSHHHSTRIIKPNHLPSKQHTATLAPKPAAVLKNEAITEALQRATTPEKAPRRSKKPKNRIGRWLQIASVGLAIMLIGGYFTYLGMPNISTRIAAIQSGVNAKYPGYRPTGYALSGPITFKSGEVRMKFAYADGGQSYTITQQKSSLNSAALKETLTADGGDVQTTTAGGLTIYSTDRTASWINGGVLYQITLGGALSSEQVTKIATSL, encoded by the coding sequence ATGAACAAACAAATCATCCATAAAACCGTCCATAAAACTGCCGGCCAAAAATCAACGACGCTCAGTCGCCGTCACGTCGCCGCGCCATCGCACGCCAAGCGTCGCTTGGCCAGCCGCCCCGACATTACGCGCGACACCTCCGTTCCGATAAGTGTCCATGTCAATAAATTTGCGCCGAGCACGCCGAGCGTCCCGCCGCAACCAACTAAGCGCGACCGTCCCGCCGAACCGCACCCGGCCGTCGTGCGTGCTCAAGCCTGTGCTGCCCAACAGCCTCATCAGACCACCCGAACTGTAACTCGCCGCAGTCCAGCCACATCACACCATCACTCGACGCGTATTATCAAGCCAAACCATCTGCCGTCTAAGCAACACACTGCCACCCTCGCGCCCAAGCCGGCCGCCGTTCTCAAAAACGAGGCCATCACCGAAGCACTGCAGCGCGCCACTACTCCAGAAAAAGCGCCACGCCGCAGCAAAAAACCAAAGAACCGCATCGGTCGCTGGCTGCAAATCGCCTCTGTCGGCCTAGCCATCATGCTAATCGGCGGTTATTTCACCTACCTCGGTATGCCTAACATCTCCACCCGCATCGCCGCCATCCAATCTGGTGTCAACGCCAAATACCCCGGCTATCGACCGACCGGCTATGCCCTCAGCGGCCCAATTACCTTCAAGAGCGGGGAAGTCCGCATGAAATTTGCTTACGCTGACGGCGGCCAATCCTACACCATCACCCAGCAAAAAAGTTCGCTCAATTCCGCCGCCCTCAAAGAGACCCTGACCGCCGACGGCGGCGACGTCCAAACTACCACCGCCGGCGGTCTGACTATTTACAGCACCGACCGGACGGCCAGCTGGATCAATGGCGGCGTCCTCTACCAAATCACCCTCGGCGGGGCATTGTCAAGCGAGCAAGTCACCAAAATCGCCACTAGTTTATAA
- a CDS encoding DUF3048 domain-containing protein: MHIKNPRPATAAQKPTVKSAKLEPASPNAPAKKRSFAQWCKKHLWAIVLITASLVIAGIFIVAINSVQHDGGLPFFAAKKKPTKFYSPLTGLEVADEAATKQPVTAVMIENSPDARPQSGLSRAGIVYEAVAEGGITRFLAVYQGAKPGLIGPVRSLRLYYLSWGAQYQASIAHVGGSPNALDTVRSSSYRDIDQFFNGGSYWRASDRRAPHNVYTSGEKLDALNASKGFKESSFTGFKRGDGKPAETPNATTIQLNFSSGIYNTAYAYDKATNTYKRSLAGAPHADREGGQIAPHVVIALEAPVERRVGPDGYEDTVTIGSGKATVFQNGTATAITWKKDSLTAPLKLLDENGKDFTLNRGQTWIGVFTPGRGSVTWR, encoded by the coding sequence ATGCACATCAAGAATCCTCGCCCAGCCACCGCGGCCCAAAAACCGACGGTAAAATCAGCTAAACTTGAGCCGGCATCACCAAACGCCCCGGCCAAAAAACGCTCGTTTGCCCAGTGGTGCAAAAAGCACTTGTGGGCGATTGTCCTCATTACCGCCTCGCTGGTTATCGCTGGCATTTTCATCGTCGCTATCAATTCTGTCCAGCACGACGGTGGTCTGCCGTTTTTCGCCGCTAAGAAAAAGCCAACCAAATTCTACTCACCGCTCACCGGCCTCGAGGTCGCTGATGAAGCGGCCACCAAGCAGCCCGTCACCGCCGTCATGATCGAGAACAGCCCCGACGCTCGCCCACAGTCCGGCCTATCGAGAGCTGGCATCGTCTACGAGGCCGTCGCCGAGGGCGGCATCACGCGCTTCCTCGCCGTTTATCAGGGTGCCAAGCCCGGCCTCATCGGCCCAGTTCGTAGCCTCCGCCTCTATTACCTCAGCTGGGGCGCACAGTATCAAGCCTCCATCGCCCACGTCGGCGGCAGCCCGAACGCTCTCGACACCGTCCGCAGTAGCAGCTACCGCGACATCGACCAATTCTTTAACGGCGGCAGTTATTGGCGGGCCAGCGACCGCCGCGCTCCGCACAATGTCTATACATCCGGCGAGAAACTTGATGCTCTGAACGCCAGCAAAGGCTTCAAGGAGTCATCATTTACCGGCTTCAAGCGTGGCGATGGCAAACCGGCCGAAACACCGAACGCCACTACCATCCAGCTCAATTTTAGCAGCGGCATTTACAACACCGCCTATGCTTATGACAAGGCGACCAACACCTACAAACGCTCGCTAGCTGGCGCACCTCATGCTGATCGGGAAGGCGGCCAGATCGCCCCGCACGTCGTCATCGCCCTCGAAGCGCCCGTCGAGCGACGCGTCGGGCCAGATGGCTACGAGGACACCGTCACCATTGGCTCGGGCAAGGCAACCGTCTTCCAAAACGGTACTGCTACCGCCATCACCTGGAAGAAAGACAGTCTCACCGCACCGCTCAAACTGCTTGACGAAAATGGTAAAGACTTTACCCTGAATCGCGGCCAAACATGGATCGGCGTGTTTACGCCCGGGCGGGGATCCGTCACGTGGCGATGA